The Erigeron canadensis isolate Cc75 chromosome 4, C_canadensis_v1, whole genome shotgun sequence genome window below encodes:
- the LOC122594996 gene encoding ADP-ribosylation factor GTPase-activating protein AGD3, producing the protein MHFAKLDDSPMFRKQMQCLEESAELLRERSLKFYKGCRKYTEGLGEGYDGDIAFASTLETFGGGHNDPISVAFGGPVMTKFTIALREIGTYKEVLRSQVEHILNDRLLQFVNIDLHDVKEARKRFDKASILYDQAREKFLSLKKGTKSDIATILEEDLHNARATFEQARFNLVTALSNVEAKKRFEFLEAVSGTMDAHLRYFKQGYELLHQMEPYINQVLTYAQQSRERSNYEQAALNERMQDYKRQIDRESRWSSNGSNGSPNGDGIQAIGRSSHKMIEAVMQSASKGKVQTIRQGYLSKRSSNLRGDWKRRFFVLDSRGMLYYYRKQSSKPSGSGTQISAQRNSSELGHGLLSRWLSSHHHGGGGVHDEKSVAHHTVNLLTSTIKVDADQSDLRFCFRIISPTKNYTLQAESTLDQMDWIEKITGVIASLLSSQVPERCLSGSPMGSSHHRSASDSSSFESSDFDHTGVEEYTSNYPNPGRLSRISHHLQSAPKPIDVLRRVCGNDKCADCGASDPDWACLNLGVLVCIECSGVHRNLGVHISKVRSLTLDVKVWEPSVITLFQSLGNAFSNSVWEELLQSKGAYKTELVPTGLYKSDKPQLLYFCKPNHSDSIAVKEKFIHAKYALKVFVRKPKDYSLVTEHIWEAVRANDKKAVYRLIVNFEADVNHVYEHGCFNSSLTLAKAMLLQEPITPDHTSVCLVRDSSGRSLNSSIVAGTSERHGDRDGMEEYDGCTLLHLACETADVGMIELLLQYGAAINVFSSKSQTPLHHCILRGKAACAKLLLTRGADPQAVNGAGKTALEVAVESNFRDNEVLSLLADSNG; encoded by the exons ATGCATTTCGCAAAGCTCGATGACTCCCCGATGTTCCGTAAACAG ATGCAGTGCTTAGAAGAAAGTGCTGAATTGCTAAGGGAAAGAAGTTTAAAGTTCTACAAAGGATGTCGAAAATATAC CGAAGGGCTTGGTGAGGGATATGATGGGGATATCGCTTTTGCCAGTACTCTTGAAACTTTTGGTGGTGGGCATAATGATCCCATTAGTGTCGCTTTTGGAG GTCCTGTTATGACTAAGTTTACCATCGCTTTGCGGGAGATTGGAACGTATAAGGAAGTTCTTCGATCTCAG GTTGAGCATATACTAAATGATCGATTGCTGCAATTTGTCAACATAGATTTACATGACGTGAAG GAGGCACGTAAGCGTTTTGACAAGGCCAGCATTCTATATGACCAG GCTCGAGAGAAGTTCCTGTCCTTGAAGAAAGGCACCAAAAGTGATATAGCTACGATATTGGAGGAG GACCTTCATAACGCAAGGGCTACTTTTGAGCAAGCAAGATTCAATCTG GTCACTGCACTTTCTAATGTTGAAGCGAAAAAGAGATTTGAATTCCTGGAAGCAGTTAGTGGTACAATGGACGCCCATCTTCGTTACTTTAAACAG GGATAtgagcttttgcatcaaatggAGCCATATATAAATCAG GTGTTGACATATGCTCAACAATCTAGAGAAAGATCAAATTATGAGCAAGCAGCCCTTAATGAAAGAATGCAAGATTATAAAAGACAGATTGATCGGGAAAGTAGGTGGTCTTCAAATGGTTCCAATGGATCTCCAAATGGTGATGGCATTCAAGCCATTGGTAGAAGTTCCCATAAAATGATAGAGGCAGTCATGCAATCTGCTTCTAAGGGAAAGGTTCAAACCATTCGGCAGGGATATCTTTCAAAGCGCTCGTCAAACTTAAGAGGTGACTGGAAAAGAAGGTTTTTTGTTCTTGATAGCAGAGGAATGTTGTACTACTATCGCAAGCAAAGTAGCAAACCATCT GGGTCTGGCACTCAAATTTCTGCTCAGAGGAATAGTTCTGAACTTGGTCATGGGCTACTCAGTCGTTGGCTTTCTTCTCATCACCATGGTGGAGGTGGAGTACATGATGAGAAATCTGTTGCTCATCACACTGTTAACCTCTTGACATCAACAATAAAAGTTGACGCTGACCAATCGGACCTCAGATTTTGTTTCAGGATTATTTCTCCAACTAAAAATTATACTTTGCAG GCAGAGAGCACCCTGGATCAAATGGACTGGATAGAGAAGATAACCGGTGTTATTGCTTCATTGCTGAGTTCTCAGGTTCCTGAGAGG TGTTTGTCTGGTAGTCCTATGGGGAGTAGCCATCATCGATCTGCGAGTGATAGCAGTTCATTTGAAAGTTCTGATTTCGATCACACCGGTGTTGAGGAATACACATCTAACTATCCAAACCCTGGCCGCCTATCAAGAATTTCACATCACCTTCAATCTGCCCCAAAACCTATAGACGTGTTGCGTAGAGTTTGTGGGAATGATAAGTGTGCCGATTGTGGGGCTTCCGACCCAGATTGGGCATGCCTAAATCTAGGAGTTCTTGTCTGCATTGAATGTTCTGGTGTGCACCGTAACCTTGGTGTCCACATATCAAAA GTACGGTCATTGACACTTGATGTTAAAGTGTGGGAGCCGTCGGTGATAACCTTGTTTCAGTCTTTGGGGAATGCCTTTTCTAATTCAGTTTGGGAGGAATTATTGCAATCGAAAGGTGCCTATAAGACGGAACTTGTCCCAACAGG GTTGTACAAGTCTGATAAGCCTCAACTCCTTTATTTCTGCAAACCCAATCATTCTGATTCTATAGCCGTGAAGGAGAAGTTCATTCATGCAAAG TATGCTTTGAAAGTTTTTGTACGAAAACCCAAGGATTATAGCTTGGTTACCGAGCATATATGGGAGGCTGTGCGTGCTAATGACAAGAAAGCTGTATACCGTTTGATTGTGAACTTTGAAGCGGATGTGAATCATGTATATGAACATGGGTGTTTTAATTCTTCTCTGACCCTTGCTAAAGCAATGCTGCTGCAAGAGCCGATCACACCTGATCATACCTCTGTTTGCTTGGTGAGGGATTCGTCAGGGAGGTCCTTAAACTCTTCAATAGTAGCTGGCACTAGTGAAAGACACGGGGATAGAGATGGTATGGAAGAATATGATGGGTGCACTCTACTCCATCTTGCTTGCGAAACAGCAGATGTTGGTATGATTGAGCTACTCCTGCAGTATGGTGCCGCTATAAATGTTTTTAGTTCGAAAAGCCAAACACCGCTCCATCATTGCATCCTCAGAGGCAAAGCTGCATGTGCAAAGCTGCTTCTGACAAG AGGGGCTGACCCACAAGCTGTAAATGGTGCTGGTAAAACAGCATTGGAGGTTGCAGTTGAATCCAATTTTAGGGACAACGAAGTCCTGAGTCTATTAGCAGATTCAAATGGGTAA
- the LOC122594997 gene encoding inactive leucine-rich repeat receptor-like protein kinase CORYNE, with product MWVRGYFKCVVWWWWLCCMECQAAAGVNSTSREKRGVLLKSILLGSTSGLGCALVCALLIRCIFIYIINRVPILRGPVVFSPSISPKSLQAALVSNQLVHLGGGPSSLNNNNAQEGGGGKYYKATLLDNGFTVAVKKLPPFDVNHNKTRRRMQRDLEILAGLRHRHLLTLRAYLYDEDTGSGSGSGRFCLVYDYVPSGSLEDAMKPRTDNGLLMLQMGWDARLRIAVGIIKALHFLHFTHSLCHFNLKPSNVLLDPDFEPRLTDSGFPPCASHHYYYYYAPECFPNFSMYTEKSDIFSFGVILGILLTGRDPSDPLFGQATSGSRGDMGMWFRQLVETGDAREALDKSLLGQEMEEDEMLMAVRIAAVCLSDMPADRPSSDELVPMLTQLHSF from the exons ATGTGGGTGAGGGGTTATTTCAAGTGTgttgtgtggtggtggtggttgtgttGTATGGAATGCCAAGCAGCAGCAGGAGTGAATAGTACAAGTAGAGAAAAAAGAGGAGTGTTGTTGAAAAGCATATTGTTGGGAAGTACAAGTGGATTAGGTTGTGCTCTTGTTTGTGCTTTGCTTATAAGAtgcatctttatatatatcatcaacagAGTTCCTATCCTAAGAGGCCCTGTTGTGTTTTCACCATCCATCTCACCCAAATCTTTACAAGCTGCTCTTGTTTCTAATCAATTGGTGCATCTTGGTGGTGGCCCTTCTTCtttaaataataacaatgcACAAGAAGGCGGCGGCGGCAAGTATTACAAGGCCACTCTACTTGACAATGGTTTCACGGTGGCAGTAAAAAAGCTTCCCCCCTTTGATGTAAACCACAACAAGACAAGGAGGAGAATGCAAAGGGATCTTGAAATACTTGCTGGCTTGAGGCACAGGCACTTGTTAACCTTAAGGGCTTATTTGTATGATGAGGATACTGGTAGTGGTAGTGGTAGTGGTAGGTTTTGTTTGGTTTATGACTATGTTCCAAGTGGTAGTCTGGAAGACGCCATGAAGCCGAGGACGGACAACGGATTATTGATGCTGCAAATGGGTTGGGATGCGAGGCTACGAATCGCGGTTGGGATTATCAAAGCCCTTCACTTTCTTCACTTCACGCATTCCCTCTGCCACTTTAATTTGAAACCTTCAAATGTATTGTTAGATCCAGACTTTGAACCCCGCCTTACCGATTCTGGCTTCCCCCCTTGTGCTTCTCAtcattactactactactatgcCCCTGAATGTTTCCCCAATTTCAG TATGTATACGGAAAAGAGTGACATCTTCAGCTTTGGGGTTATATTGGGAATACTGTTAACGGGTAGAGATCCGAGCGACCCATTATTCGGTCAGGCCACAAGCGGGAGCAGAGGTGATATGGGGATGTGGTTTAGACAGCTTGTAGAAACAGGGGACGCTCGTGAGGCTCTTGATAAGAGTCTTTTGGGACAAGAAATGGAGGAAGATGAGATGTTGATGGCTGTAAGAATTGCGGCAGTTTGTCTCTCTGATATGCCTGCTGATCGCCCTTCCAGCGATGAACTTGTTCCGATGCTCACCCAGCTCCATAGTTTTTGA